A stretch of Arachis hypogaea cultivar Tifrunner chromosome 15, arahy.Tifrunner.gnm2.J5K5, whole genome shotgun sequence DNA encodes these proteins:
- the LOC112751647 gene encoding 22.0 kDa class IV heat shock protein translates to MRLQQMNLGVLLLFLLLVLAGFPYKVEGYLYPLTDRPINPLVDLWTDRFLDPLRVLEQIPVELGKNDPSSPMAMMMTPAKVDWKETPEGHVIALDVPGLNRDEIKIEVEEGNRVLRVSGERKKEEEKEGEHWHRVERSYGKFWRQFKVPENVDLESVKAKLENGVLTLTLEKLSPDKIKGPRMVSIAGESEKPAQIKVNETKQEL, encoded by the coding sequence ATGAGGCTACAACAAATGAATTTGGGAGTGCTGCTACTGTTCTTGCTTCTTGTTCTTGCTGGCTTTCCATATAAAGTAGAAGGGTATCTGTATCCATTAACAGATCGTCCTATAAACCCCTTGGTTGATCTATGGACAGATCGTTTCCTTGATCCACTTCGTGTTCTTGAGCAAATCCCAGTTGAGCTTGGAAAAAATGATCCATCATCACCCATGGCAATGATGATGACACCTGCAAAGGTAGATTGGAAGGAGACACCAGAAGGGCATGTTATAGCCCTTGATGTTCCAGGGTTGAACAGAGATGAGATCAAGATTGAAGTGGAGGAAGGGAACAGGGTTCTGAGGGTAAgtggagagaggaagaaggaggaggagaaggaagggGAACACTGGCACAGGGTTGAAAGATCCTATGGCAAATTCTGGAGGCAGTTCAAGGTGCCTGAGAATGTGGACTTGGAATCTGTGAAGGCTAAGCTAGAGAATGGTGTGCTTACTCTGACACTGGAAAAATTGTCACCTGATAAGATCAAAGGTCCAAGAATGGTGAGCATTGCAGGGGAGAGTGAGAAACCAGCACAAATCAAGGTCAATGAGACCAAACAGGAGCTGTGA
- the LOC112751646 gene encoding pentatricopeptide repeat-containing protein At1g33350-like, translating to MELKQQHNNLNEHVLWILGKCKNLNHLKQLQSYLTVLGHSQTHFYAFKLLRFSALTLSNLPYARIIFDRQHNPNIYLYTAMITAYASHSHGHASAISLFRKMLLQGAPKPDQFIYPHVLKSCPEVMEPRGTDSVHAQIVKFGFEEWCVVETALVDSYSRSLGGLGNARKMFDEMSERNVVSFTAMVSGYARVGDVESALKLFGEMKERDVPSWSAVIAGCTQNGFYSEGIRLFREMVVLAMEEKYESNRPNQVTVVCVLSACGNTGMLQLGKWIHGYVYKSGFAIDSFVLNALVDMYGKCGNLKLARKVFDMNSKRGLTSWNSMINSLALHGQSDTAIAIFEQMVEIGGDVRPDDVTFVGLLNACTHGGLVEKGYYYFELMVHEYGIEPQIKHYGCLIDLLGRAGRLDEAMEVIRGMSMEPDEVVWGSLLNGCKVYGRMDLAELSAKKLVEIDPYNGSYGIMLANIYGELGKWDEVRNIRRTLKEQKSHKTPGCSWIEVDDQIYQFYSLDLSNPRAEEIQSFLESLIGVRNEVKSKLQSLTS from the coding sequence ATGGAATTGAAGCAGCAGCATAACAATCTAAACGAACATGTGCTATGGATTCTGGGGAAGTGCAAGAACCTCAACCATCTCAAGCAGCTTCAATCCTATCTCACCGTTCTTGGCCACTCCCAAACCCACTTCTATGCCTTCAAGCTTCTCCGTTTCTCTGCCCTCACTCTCTCCAATCTCCCATACGCTCGCATCATCTTCGATCGCCAACACAACCCCAACATCTACCTCTACACCGCCATGATCACCGCCTACGCCTCCCACTCTCACGGCCATGCCTCCGCCATTTCGCTCTTTCGAAAAATGCTCCTTCAAGGCGCGCCAAAGCCCGATCAGTTTATATACCCGCATGTTCTCAAATCTTGCCCTGAGGTTATGGAGCCACGTGGCACCGACTCCGTGCATGCCCAGATTGTGAAATTTGGTTTTGAGGAGTGGTGTGTTGTGGAAACGGCTCTTGTTGACTCCTACTCGCGGAGTTTGGGTGGTTTGGGGAATGCGAGGAAGATGTTCGATGAAATGTCTGAGAGGAATGTGGTGTCGTTTACAGCTATGGTTTCTGGGTATGCGAGAGTTGGGGATGTTGAGAGTGCTTTGAAACTGTTTGGTGAAATGAAGGAGAGGGATGTGCCGTCTTGGAGTGCCGTAATTGCGGGTTGCACTCAAAATGGCTTTTACTCTGAGGGGATTAGGTTGTTTAGGGAGATGGTTGTTCTTGCTATGGAGGAGAAATATGAAAGTAACAGGCCGAATCAGGTCACTGTGGTTTGCGTGCTCTCTGCTTGTGGCAACACGGGCATGCTTCAGCTTGGGAAATGGATACATGGTTATGTTTACAAGAGTGGTTTTGCTATTGACTCGTTTGTGTTGAATGCTCTGGTGGATATGTATGGGAAATGTGGCAACCTCAAGCTGGCAAGGAAGGTTTTTGATATGAATTCTAAGAGAGGCTTAACTTCATGGAATTCGATGATCAATTCTCTGGCACTTCATGGCCAAAGTGACACTGCCATTGCCATTTTTGAGCAAATGGTTGAGATTGGTGGTGATGTGAGACCCGATGATGTCACCTTCGTTGGTCTGCTAAATGCTTGTACTCACGGAGGATTAGTTGAGAAAGGTTATTACTACTTTGAGTTGATGGTTCATGAATATGGCATAGAGCCACAGATTAAGCATTACGGCTGCTTGATAGACCTTCTTGGCCGGGCAGGTCGACTTGATGAGGCGATGGAGGTTATCAGGGGTATGAGCATGGAGCCAGATGAGGTTGTTTGGGGTTCTTTACTTAATGGATGTAAGGTTTATGGCCGCATGGATTTAGCAGAGTTATCAGCTAAAAAATTAGTTGAGATTGATCCATATAATGGTAGCTATGGTATAATGTTGGCTAATATATATGGGGAGTTAGGAAAATGGGATGAAGTCCGAAACATAAGGAGGACATTGAAGGAACAGAAATCTCATAAGACTCCAGGTTGTAGCTGGATTGAGGTTGATGATCAAATTTATCAGTTCTATTCTCTTGATCTATCAAATCCAAGAGCAGAAGAGATACAGAGTTTCCTGGAAAGtctcattggtgttagaaatgaAGTCAAGTCCAAATTGCAATCCTTAACCTCATAG